CTACTTGGGATCTTTCAGTCAATCAAAGCACACGTTTCACCTTCTGCATTCCATAACACACCATggagaaaccctattcatgaTATGAACTGTGCCGCTTTCAGTTTTTACCAATCTGTATTCCCCACATCAGAACGGTTGATGTCAGCTGCTTTAAAAAGTCATACCTGAACCATCTCTCAGAGTTCTCTCTTtatcaaccttttccctcttttcaatgaaattgaCAATCACCCAAATAAAGATTGGTAATggttagaaaacaaatatagctgtATTGACTTCTGTATTAATAACAAAGCAGAATATAATAGAGTTATAGGACGGCCACTGTCTGTGTGTGGTTTATTAAATGGACCGAGGCTTTCAGTGCcaccacatctttttttttttttaaacgaatgaCAAATCACACATGTATTTGTAATACTACCAGGATTCCTGGACGAACACAAGGTTGGGAAAATCCACCGCCATAGGCGGAGAACCGCAGCCTGCGACCTGAAATAAGTTCCTGGGTGTTGGCCACAGAGAGCCAATACCCTGCCGATGGAGGATTTaaataacatcaatattaaacaaCTAAAATTAATTCATTCACATAAACATTCATAAATACGTTAATACATGTAAGAAAATGCCTCCACCCTTCCAGATACAGCCATATAAAAAAATTTGAGGACTGAGCGGTGACTGGGGTGTTAAGGTTAGGATTGGAGTGCACTTGCAGAGCTGTAAAGGAAAGCTCTCAGGATGCCTGCCAGCACAGTCTCACTGTAGGGTCACCTTTTGAGCActaaattgacaaaaaaaaaaaataaagttttcctttgttttctcagtttcacccatttctcGTGTATTTGTTTTCCGGACGTTATTGTTCTCTTTTAAACCCCTCCCCTTGGTTTCCTCCCCGGACTGGACTGAGGAAGCATCTCTCTATCCTTTGTTGAAATcctgcatacaaaaaaaacacagtagacACAGTTACTAAAGactgaaatgttttgtttcagTCACTGGGAATGTGGTGCTCAACAGAGTCACTTCCAGGGTTAAGTTAATAGTTTACATAGTATAACAGCTGGTAATGCTTGATCATATAAAATTGCtgacatttagaaaaaaagggcaAGTCTGCTTAGACTGTTTATGAGGCTGGTTTCTTTTTTGACGATTATGTAGTGTAATTGAATTAGTTACACTTTACGTTAAGGCATTTTTAGTATCGATTTACTTTAATTTGggctatacttttttttaatttaaactgcATGCAATATTAGAGACACTAAGGGGTTACAcaatagttgcaaaccagttgcaaataagtcagaagtcttgggtgaaatgtactaaacaagcacaatgctatttgcgacttttCAGGGAATgttttgcggcagcagtttttctttacggttcaaccttagatgaatatgtaattacgGGCGTTCCcacataaattcacaaaaatgggGTGAAGATagttattataatgagatgtactaaagctgccggcaattgccaGTTGtgcctaattttcactaaagtcagggtgtacttttacaagccttgaaaacacatttccatgacatttctggtttccccaatgtgttgggagcaatagactgaaCGCATGTGTTGCTAACCCCTCCcactcattctgagcatctgtataggattGTGATATAGTTTGTCTTTATTGTCTCGGTTTGAAATAAAGTAAATGGACGCAGTATGCAGAGTTGTTTGATTTTACATTTCACTGTCATTTGAAGGCAATCATCACATTTTCAGGTTAGCTTAGCTTTGCAGTTCACTTATACTAGTTTGTAATTGCTCAacagaaatagtttttttttttgttaatcacAGTTAGAAGAATATTTCCATCCTTTTTAACTTCATAGTAGATCATCTGTAAATGCTGAATTTTCTTTTATACAAATGAGAAATAACTAGGAGGataacctttttgttttaaatgtgattgCAGGCTTGTTCTCAGTGCAGTCTCAGATTATTTTGCTGCAATGTTCACTAACGATGTACGTGAGGCAAAACAAGAAGAGATTAAAATGGAGGGTGTGGATCCAGATGCTCTTAAAGCTCTTGTACATTATGCATATACTGGTGAGTGCTAATAAAATGTTTATGACTTTGCATGAATACACATTTTAAGTAATAAGTAAAGTACAAACGCAGGAGCTATACATATCTGTAGATGCCACTGGCTCTCGTGTTATTGGATAGGAAATACTAATTTATTTGTACTGTTAGTGTGATAGATTGATGTGAATCATGCTTTTATAAAAGCCTAGCACAAATATTAACATGAGTCCACTATAATTTACAAACAACGGATTGGTTTTCAGAAAGGGAACAGCTGGAGATTTATTTTCACAAATTCAACCAGCCATTCTTTATGTCCTTCCTTTGAGTATAAACCACTCTTAACAGTTGCAGTGTAGGATACTAAATCTTCCTGGAAAACATGTCCAGATTTATTATAGCTGTGCTTGTAAATAGGGATGTAATGGAGCAACTTTAAAAGGGCTGCTCAGGAATTTGACAACATCATAAACGGCAGGACCCCCAGCCATTGATGTCTCCATACCTCAGAAAGTGGCCCAAAAGTATTGGTAACTTCCActtaagataaataaatactgtatttaaaaaaacaatccatGTCACATGTATTGCTGACAGTTAAACACTAATTCTAAATTTTAGCAGTAGGCGGGAGGGGAAGGGTTTATTTCAAGGGAAATCCGTAATTACAACAGAGCTACCTAAAGTTCCTATCCTTGCCCTTTGGCACCCTTAACCCAAATTCTGATTTCCCAGCCTTAATGTCCATCTTGATGTTCACCCCAGTGTAATTATAAAACCACCCACTAACACAAAATCAGGGACTTGATTCAGCAAGCGTCCCTCAATTAGCAGAACCAGGCCATTAaacctactgtacagtatctaTAATCTGGCTATTGATTTGATAGACCAGACTATAAAGCTGGATTTCCAATGCAATAAAACCCGTTCTGAACACCATTCTCGATAAGAATGCTGTTCCAGGGATTGccttcccctccctctgcaagcaggttcattcaagTTAGTAAAGTGGCTGCATTGGGCAGTGGAATAGCTTATGAGAAACTAGTTTGAGTTGGGATACTAGCTACAGCCAAATGTATCCATACAGATTTGATTGTATTCACTATATCTGAAGCTTCCCAATGCTTTCAGGTACTATAACTATCTGTTTTCTTTAAGAATTAGAAGTACCAGAATGCATGGaaatctgaatttaaaaaaacCCAGAAACCTCAACAACTGTCCCGGTGAGCCTGAAACCATGGGGTCACTCAATGACTCTACTGTTATTGTAGACAACAATCCACATAGAGTAAGGGCATCTGGCCAGGCAAAGGCATTAGACAGTGGAGCAACACATTCTGAAattctagttttattttattggtatgctatgggaaaaaaaaatcctttagaGTACAATGACCACATTTCATTGCTGTGTTGCTTTTAGAAGTATACGTATAGTGATGAATTTACATGGATATCAGATCTCTCTCACATCTTTAGACCAATGTTAACGAAACTGTGATGTTTTAACATTTAGCATAAGAcactgctatttttaataatgctATAGGTGTACTGGAGCTGAAAGAGGAGACTATTGAAAGCCTCCTTGCTGCAGCCTGCCTTCTTCAGCTTCCCCAAGTGATTGAGGTGTGCTGCAATTTTCTTATGAAACAGCTGCATCCCTCCAACTGCTTAGGAATCCGATCATTTGCTGACGCACAGGGATGCATGGATCTGCTAAATGTGGCTCACAGTTATACTATGGTAAgaatataactatatatatatatatataactatatatatatatatatatatatatatatatatatatatatatatatatatatataatacaataatgCATATTTACACAGCAGTGGTATGTTATAAATCAAACATCCCTCATTACAGTTAATATACATTTATGAAGTTGCTATAAATATGGTGATAGACTATTTTTACACTCACATAATATGTCTCTTCAGGAATGATTGGTTCTCCTGTAGTACGTACTGTATACGATCACAAAGGTTCAAACAGTACGATTATTTTAGCCTAGCCATGGTAATTGCACTCACCTAATATcctctgtggcagggcaaaagccctgcttatGTAAGCTAGCTTGTAAGTAATaagtgtaaggttggcagggatggggttaaatctgcccctgccaacaatcacaggtatGGACATCACCCAGTTAGGTAACTGCTAACTGGGGAGTAGCCACCTGTATATAAGGAAGACAAAATTATTGTGTGGGAAAAGGGAGTTAGGTAAGTGTAATTGTTTGTGTACTGTGATTTATTTAGTGAAGGTGACTGCTCAGCCTAAGGGTAAATGTTTGTTTGGTGGTTTGTTCccatgttttgtttaaaccttttattttggccctcgtacCAGttgatttgttcctgtgtttgtttgttaataaatatgtgcaacagcgcttcactgcagcttctacACTGTCACaccagatttaaccccatccctaccaAGCTTACAGTTATTTACACAAGCTATGCCCTGCCACATCCTCCATGAAATACTCCCTGAAATCTGAGGTGAATGTTTAAGTGATGTTGAGCAATCATATGCCTTCATTAGTGTTACAACTTTTAATGGATGCAAAATAATACCTTATGGTCTATGTAAACTGTAACTTAAAGTTCAATGTCAAGTTGACTATTGTGTACAACATATATATTCTGTAAAAATACAGCATAGTTCAACAGGAAATGTTTATCTAAAAACTGGCACACCAGCTCATATCAGTGGTGTGAATACAAACAAGGAAAACATGGAAATGTCTTAGATTACTAGCAACTCTAAAGATGACACTGAAGAACAAGTGAGGAAAAAACATCTGAAGATGCCTGGTTATCTGTTAAAGGACATCTGTAGAGCCTGTTTACATTGAGCACCAGCTGCCTTCCAGAGTTCAAAGTTTAATCAAATCAGAGTaaacaaactgagaacttcctgTTCAATCACTTCAATCATTGCCACAGATTCGTAACAATTTCCTGGCCCAGTATCTTTCACAAACAGATAAAATATGCTCCTATAAACAGCAAGTTATTTTTGTAAAGCCAAATGTATCAGGTTTCCTGTTCCTATTTTGCCTACATAAAGTGTGGGACAGAAGGATGTAGATACAAAAAACATTTGAGGGGGGAAAAACCTTCTGTATACTAGAAAGAAACCTCTTTAGGAAATTAAATATCGGTCCCACAATCAAGTACAGGTAGAGTATAACATGATTCATTGTACAGATAGAGTATAACATGATTCATTGTACAGGTAGAGCATAACATGATTCATTGTACAGGTAGAGTATAACATGATTCATTGTACAGGTAGAGCATAACAGGGTTGGATCTAGATCCAAACAATGCGAGTGATAAAAATATCTGGTATACTTGCAGGccattagaaaaaataaaattggtaaCGTGATGGCAAAGATTAGTATTGCTGCAGGTTTGAGCTGTCGCTACACAAATCATTCAATTAGGTGCACAACAATCCAGTTACTGTCCAACACGGGTTACAAGGCAGGGAAATAATGTCTCTGACTGGTCATCGATGTGAAAGTATCAAGCAATCAATCTGTttcttatatagcacctttcgcAATGAATCACCTCAAAGAGCTTTACagataaacacaacaaaacagtttAATAGCATACAAAACAATTTTGAGAAATTAGTAAAAATGACTGGTCTGTCAGTGAAGAGCAATGCAAAACATGGTCACGCACTCTGTCTGCTGCAGGAAACTCTACGATACTTTGGCTCTgtaagctgtgtttttgtttagaattttgacttaagaaaaataaacttcagtCCTGAGTCTCCTTTCTGGCTCCTGATCACCATAGGCACCTGGCCACTCTACCACAGAGTGCGTATGTGGAAAGATACATGCAAAATGAAAaactgttcaaataaataaaaaagacaatgaaTTGTGTTGTAAcactggattaaaaaaataaataagaccttCCACATCGACTTCATCTAAGGTTCCATTACCCCAAATGGcccataatgcctggtaatgcccccTGTgttgggtcttattgcttacctatatgcattacagtacatactgttTATTCTTATTCTGAAATAAATTGCATTACTGTATGTACAAGTCCAGCAATATGGTGTAGTGTACAGCATAGCAAGATATACCtatacattttacaggaaacctaAATTTGCTCCATTAGTTATTCCCTGGGGAAATGTCATTCACTGAGCTTTCCTCTGACCATATTCGTGGGAACAGCCTCCTGCATATCCAATGGATTATTTTCCATAATGTATTAACATGTCAAGATCCCCCCTTAATAATTACATATATCTTGGTTTATGTTTAGGAACACTTCTTGGAGGTGATACAGAATCAAGAGTTCCTCCTGCTCCCAGGTCCTGAGATAGTTAAGCTTCTGTCAAGCGACGATATCAATGTGCCCGATGAGGAGACTATATTCCAGGCTTTGATGATGTGGATGAGACACGATGTTCCAGCCAGGCAGAAGGAGTTGGGTCTTCTGCTTTCCTTCATCAGATTGCCGCTGCTGCCACCACAGGTATGTGTATGAGAGGATTGACTTGACCTGGAGTGTGGAGGGGATGTCCTTAGATTAAACATTCTAACAAACCAAGATATTAATGCATGTATCTCAAAGATACCTATTGCCCTTTTGTTGATAGGCTTTGTATTAGTGCATTCCATTGATGGTAGAACAAATAGAAATCTTTGATAAAAATCACAAGGAGGCTTTAGGGCGAGGGGGTATATGGTCGTTAGTATTTGTGATTTAGTTGTATTCCAACTATTTGATATTAGCTGTCTTTAACTGTGAAGTGTTCACAGTCTGTGGCCCGGGGTCTCTATTGGTTGCTTTTGGTCATTgtttgagatttacaatgttCAATAACCAAATAGCACCATATCcgttatgtatttttttacaatgtttgttTGTCTAGCTTCTGGCTGACCTGGAAAACAGTAAAATGTTTGCTGATGATCTGGAATGTCAGAAACTGCTTATGGAAGCAATGAAGTACCATCTGTTACCAGAGAGAAGGCCCATGCTGCAAAGCCCCAGAACGAAACCAAGGAAGTCCACTGTTGGAGCTTTGTATGCAGTGGGAGGCATGGATGCTTCCAAGGGTAAGTTCAAACAGTTCACAACAGTTGGGAGTGTGTTATTCAAAGAGCAATCAATGCTCCATGTGAGGATTATAAAGGCTTTTCTCTCTGATCAATGTACAGTTTgtttgcagtttattttacatttgtatatGATTACATAATGACACTTTTTGAAATGTCTTCTTAACCTATAacatatgcaaaaaaacaatCCTTTAAGTGCAAAAAATCACTATCATAAAATATTGAGCTCCTCCATGTAATGTATTACTTTGTGGATCAGCCCTTTTTACTGTGgtagtattcattattattaaaaaaggcTTGTCTACCTTTAAATCTGAGAGTACCTGCAATTCTTAGTCTTCACTGAGGTGTTGTGCTTATCATCAACAGCCTGGTCCCCTTCCCTGGATTCTGCTGTCCTTCTAGTCCAAAATACTAGGAATATTACTCAGCTCTAGTACGTATCTTTTTTCAATACCGAATAGCAAAAATCTAGTACAGTGTAGGTATTGCATTATAATTCAGAAAGGTTCTTTACCAATTCATTAATATAACACCTCACAAACACAATATTATACATTGTCTGACTATTTAAAGGAAGCTTGTTGACTTTCATCGGTTTCATTTTTACAGGCGCCACTACAATTGAAAAATATGATCTCCGTACAAACACTTGGATACAAGTGGGCACAATGAATGGCAGGCGGCTGCAGTTTGGAGTCGCAGTGATTGACAACAAGCTGTATGTTGTGGGAGGCAGAGATGGACTGAAAACCTCTAACATGGTTGAATGCTACAACCCAGTAACCAAAGTGTGGTCTGTAATGCCACCAATGTCCACACACAGGCATGGATTAGGTAAGTTCCCTCTCTCTAAATTCTCTCTATAGTGGGTTATGGTACATTATAAACCTAATAGAAACTTGGATACTGCCTCAGCCAGTCAAGATGCAGTATTTAAGATCATTATCTGACCATTTATATGCACGTGGTACAGAAATAATCTTTGGTTAACAAGGTTGTATTTGAGTTAAATGAATACACAGGGGGCAGATATTACAATGTACCTACCAGTAATATCACCAGACACTAGTCAAATGCAAGTTGTTCAGCTGTTTATGTAGCAAACATAACTGTACAAATGACACTTCTTTCAGCTCTTTACAGCTGTGTGTAAAATGTTCTTTTACGCAGTTGTCAGTTGGTCCCCAACATTTCTAATAAAGCGTAGaagattacagtattttttaacaAAGCCACTGAAATATTAGACTTTCCCTGTTGTAAACTGAAATTGGCACTGGGTATGTGTGATGTTGCAGCTTCATATGACAGTTAGcaatattttaatgtttaatgtaaaAGCCTTTGAATTGTGAGGTCTCTGGGCCTTCCCTTTGTTTAACTAATCCATAATTTTGAATTACATTTATTTCAAGAGTCCATTGTTCTATTTTGGAAAGACTGGTTGGaggttaaaaaatattttaagatgtgtCATAAAAGGTTGTATTTTAGCATTCTAATTCCAGTAAAGCATCTATGGTATCATCTTTATTGGCAATTTAATGATAAGAAGCCATCACATACTGCACTAATTCAAAAAAGCAAACCTAAAATGAACTGGATAGATAATTAATCTGTAATTATTAGTCTGTTCACATAGTCATGATGCTGTCAGTATATTCTTGTGCAGAACAGATTATCCTCAGTTTAATAGCATCATCTCTTCAGCTTTTATTCAGAAAGTTTTTCCTATACAAATGTTCTTTCTTACTAAAACGAATGATTTTGGATGTTATTTTTAACACAATTCCTTTCAGGATCATTTGACTCTAAAACAGATTATCCACCCACTATGTGTTGACCTTTCTTCCATGAATAGTATCACCAAACCTCCTCTTTATTATGAATGTACGTTCAGAAAC
This genomic stretch from Acipenser ruthenus chromosome 16, fAciRut3.2 maternal haplotype, whole genome shotgun sequence harbors:
- the LOC117411918 gene encoding kelch-like protein 4 isoform X2 → MNSNCSDEFFQAMNHAEQTFRKMENYLQHKQLCDVLLIAGDHKIPAHRLVLSAVSDYFAAMFTNDVREAKQEEIKMEGVDPDALKALVHYAYTGVLELKEETIESLLAAACLLQLPQVIEVCCNFLMKQLHPSNCLGIRSFADAQGCMDLLNVAHSYTMEHFLEVIQNQEFLLLPGPEIVKLLSSDDINVPDEETIFQALMMWMRHDVPARQKELGLLLSFIRLPLLPPQLLADLENSKMFADDLECQKLLMEAMKYHLLPERRPMLQSPRTKPRKSTVGALYAVGGMDASKGATTIEKYDLRTNTWIQVGTMNGRRLQFGVAVIDNKLYVVGGRDGLKTSNMVECYNPVTKVWSVMPPMSTHRHGLGIAVLEGPMYAVGGHDGWSYLNTVERWDPQARQWNYVASMSTPRSTVGVTALNGKLYAVGGRDGSSCLRSMECFDPHTNKWSMCAPMSKRRGGVGVETYNGFLYAVGGHDAPASNHCSRLSDCVERYDPKTDTWTTVAQLSVPRDAVGVCLLGDRLYAVGGYDGQTYLNSVESYDTQNNEWNTEVSLNIGRAGACVVVVKLP